The Mycolicibacterium mageritense genome contains a region encoding:
- a CDS encoding cutinase family protein: MSTRQHARTGASISKVAQSTIFVVLALAAVVFGSLAGPIASANAADDACADVEVVFARGTNEAPGVGATGQAFVDALTAALPGKTVDVYGVNYPASLDFGQAADGIADASNRIQSVAANCPATKIVLGGYSQGAAVAGYTTTSSVPAGFVLPAGISGPMPASVASHVAAVALFGTPDSFVLGLADRSAPPITIGQPYVAKTIQLCATGDPICFPGGLDRAAHSSYKDNGMAVQAADFVARQLGVTAPSATVVQTAGQADAPAN, translated from the coding sequence ATGAGCACAAGGCAGCACGCCCGGACGGGCGCTTCGATCAGCAAGGTGGCACAGTCCACGATCTTCGTGGTGCTCGCCTTGGCGGCGGTCGTCTTCGGCTCGTTGGCCGGCCCGATCGCATCGGCCAATGCCGCCGACGATGCGTGTGCCGACGTCGAGGTGGTCTTCGCCCGCGGCACCAATGAGGCGCCCGGCGTCGGCGCGACGGGTCAGGCATTCGTCGACGCGCTGACCGCCGCGCTGCCCGGCAAGACCGTCGACGTGTACGGCGTGAACTACCCGGCCTCGCTGGACTTCGGTCAGGCAGCCGACGGCATCGCCGACGCGAGCAACCGGATCCAGTCGGTGGCTGCCAATTGCCCGGCGACCAAGATCGTGCTGGGCGGGTACTCGCAGGGCGCCGCGGTGGCCGGCTACACCACCACCAGCTCGGTGCCCGCCGGCTTCGTCCTGCCCGCCGGGATCAGTGGTCCGATGCCCGCGTCGGTTGCCTCCCACGTCGCCGCCGTGGCCCTGTTCGGGACGCCCGACAGCTTCGTGCTGGGCCTGGCCGACCGCAGTGCGCCGCCCATCACCATCGGCCAGCCCTACGTGGCCAAGACCATCCAGCTGTGCGCGACGGGCGACCCGATCTGCTTCCCGGGTGGTCTTGACCGTGCCGCACACAGCTCCTACAAGGACAACGGAATGGCAGTGCAGGCAGCTGATTTCGTCGCCCGCCAGCTGGGTGTGACCGCTCCGTCCGCGACCGTGGTGCAGACCGCCGGCCAGGCGGACGCGCCCGCCAACTGA
- a CDS encoding sulfatase-like hydrolase/transferase gives MAELSRRAVLGGTAIAAGVAAVGLGGCELMRTPAHEAGRRPNILVILVDQMRAPQWFPSMRQLGPLLPRLTGLQQRSVSFTSHYSASNMCTPSRGVLTTGLYSHQTGCLFTGEGPTESTLAARFPTWGTMLRDAGYRTWWWGKWHLGHAADNTPDGLEAHGFSGGTYPSPNGAPNQGLQQDPSIVDQFGEWFDAHAGDGPWCTTVSLVNPHDICWWPKNPLPEDVPHWFDAKPANFETADDLRRRGKPQLQIDYMNFMSPLMTGAMSADPAQWARCLDMYLWLHQQVDVQIGRVLDTLASRPDVDRNTVVVFTSDHGEYAGSHGLRGKGAAVYEESIRVPLFIRDPSGHLTPVAGDTRAQLTSSADLAPLLMTIGHSGASWRSDSRYSYLASRADIAGIAAEATTPGRPWIAHATDDMSVEEMAALLKSPIAQKIFGAAGPPTDIPTSAPSHIVAVRTPDAKLGMYTYWKPGSMEIDTSRPIHHELYDYATASGAAEIDNQAGRSPKQAALQELLEHAVLPELRAPLPEFLGEAQEQGLANMKELAALRGG, from the coding sequence ATGGCAGAGCTCAGTCGACGGGCAGTTCTCGGTGGCACGGCGATCGCCGCGGGGGTCGCGGCCGTGGGACTCGGTGGCTGTGAATTGATGCGCACGCCTGCGCACGAGGCCGGCCGCCGACCCAACATTCTGGTCATCCTCGTCGACCAGATGCGGGCGCCGCAGTGGTTCCCCAGCATGCGGCAACTCGGCCCGCTGCTGCCCCGGCTGACCGGTCTGCAGCAGCGCAGTGTCTCCTTCACGTCGCACTACAGCGCGTCGAACATGTGCACGCCGTCGCGCGGTGTGCTGACCACCGGGCTGTACTCGCACCAGACCGGATGCCTGTTCACCGGCGAGGGCCCCACCGAGTCGACGCTGGCAGCGCGGTTCCCGACCTGGGGCACGATGCTGCGCGACGCGGGGTACCGGACATGGTGGTGGGGCAAGTGGCATCTGGGTCATGCCGCCGACAACACTCCCGACGGTCTGGAAGCCCACGGGTTCTCTGGCGGCACGTATCCGTCACCGAACGGCGCACCGAATCAGGGGCTGCAGCAGGATCCGTCGATCGTCGACCAGTTCGGCGAGTGGTTCGATGCGCATGCGGGTGACGGGCCGTGGTGTACGACGGTGTCACTGGTCAATCCGCACGACATCTGCTGGTGGCCCAAAAACCCGCTGCCGGAAGATGTTCCACACTGGTTTGACGCGAAGCCGGCCAACTTCGAGACGGCCGACGATCTGCGGCGCCGCGGCAAGCCGCAGTTGCAGATCGACTACATGAACTTCATGTCGCCGCTGATGACCGGTGCGATGTCGGCAGACCCGGCGCAGTGGGCCCGCTGCCTCGACATGTATCTGTGGTTGCACCAGCAGGTCGACGTCCAGATCGGCCGTGTGCTCGACACCCTGGCGTCGCGCCCGGACGTCGACCGCAATACCGTCGTCGTCTTCACGTCCGATCACGGCGAATACGCCGGATCGCACGGACTGCGCGGCAAAGGCGCCGCCGTATACGAGGAGAGCATCCGGGTGCCGCTCTTCATCCGCGACCCGTCAGGTCACCTGACACCCGTTGCCGGCGACACCCGCGCCCAGCTGACCTCCAGCGCCGACCTGGCACCGCTGCTGATGACCATCGGGCACAGCGGCGCGAGCTGGCGTTCGGATTCCCGCTACTCATATCTGGCGAGCCGTGCCGACATCGCCGGGATCGCCGCCGAGGCGACGACCCCGGGCCGGCCGTGGATCGCGCACGCCACTGACGACATGTCGGTCGAGGAGATGGCGGCGCTACTGAAATCCCCGATCGCACAGAAGATTTTCGGCGCGGCCGGCCCGCCGACGGACATCCCCACCTCGGCGCCCAGCCACATCGTGGCAGTGCGCACCCCCGACGCCAAACTCGGCATGTACACCTACTGGAAGCCCGGCAGCATGGAGATCGACACGTCGCGGCCCATCCATCACGAGTTGTACGACTACGCAACCGCTTCGGGCGCCGCCGAGATCGACAACCAGGCCGGCCGCAGCCCCAAGCAGGCCGCGCTGCAGGAACTGCTCGAGCACGCGGTGCTGCCGGAACTGCGGGCACCGCTGCCGGAGTTCCTCGGCGAGGCGCAGGAGCAAGGCCTGGCGAACATGAAAGAGCTTGCTGCCTTGCGCGGTGGGTGA
- a CDS encoding GNAT family N-acetyltransferase, producing MATIGFRPATKADFEFIFDLHKQTLGPYVDLVWGWDDEVQRAYLERTLDLDSTEIIVVDGADVGRLNIEHRDGELFLGLIEITPDHQGRGIGAHIVQALLDTAFADAKPVRLNVLRVNSRAYQLYRRLGFHEVPPEGVDPHIRMTLRAHPPGQG from the coding sequence ATGGCGACCATCGGGTTCCGACCGGCCACCAAAGCCGATTTCGAGTTCATCTTCGATTTGCACAAGCAGACGCTCGGTCCGTACGTCGACCTGGTCTGGGGATGGGATGACGAGGTTCAGCGGGCGTATCTCGAACGCACGCTGGACCTCGACTCGACCGAGATCATCGTGGTCGACGGGGCCGACGTCGGACGGCTCAATATCGAGCACCGCGACGGCGAACTGTTTCTCGGGCTCATCGAGATCACGCCTGACCACCAGGGTCGAGGAATCGGCGCACACATTGTTCAGGCACTGCTCGACACGGCATTCGCGGACGCAAAGCCCGTGCGCCTCAACGTGCTCAGGGTGAATTCACGCGCATACCAGCTGTACCGACGGCTGGGCTTCCATGAAGTTCCTCCAGAAGGCGTCGATCCGCACATCCGGATGACCTTGCGGGCACACCCACCGGGCCAGGGCTGA
- a CDS encoding CYTH and CHAD domain-containing protein translates to MREVLEREDKWDVDELFEMPRLDDVVTGAEVEHDSVDLSSEYYDTPERDLQAHGVLLRHRTGDDDTGWQLKIPADDGRAELHWPSTEVLPDSVKALLKGITLGKELSGVATIHTVRNRYRIRMPGVGDRYAEIDDDCVRAWADERLLAWREIEVELGPRTPSVPKRLAKRLAAGGARPSRYPSKLAHILPPLPAAEAASPAARALLRYVNTQIDQIVVGDIGLRRGQDPIHDTRVAIRRLRSTLRVFGRVLDQSAAGDLDDELRWFAGILGDVRDCQVQHRRFMKALDEVPEDLILGPVRSRVRNDLQAVELPARAQVTDAMDSPRYLAIMAVLRTWRTVPPVDPETSTTRLVKRAWKAQRKADRRLTAALGEDAGDDAMLHRARKAAKRARYAAELCQDVGGSKQTKRTVKHYKRFQSILGDHQDTVVARTVLRRMALAGGTTAGENGFTFGLLFGREQRLADECRRQARKLL, encoded by the coding sequence ATGCGCGAGGTTCTCGAACGTGAAGACAAGTGGGACGTCGACGAGCTGTTTGAGATGCCACGCCTCGACGATGTCGTCACCGGGGCCGAGGTGGAGCATGACAGTGTCGACTTGTCCAGTGAGTACTACGACACCCCGGAGCGTGATCTGCAGGCGCACGGCGTACTGCTGCGGCATCGCACCGGCGACGACGACACGGGGTGGCAGTTGAAGATCCCCGCGGACGACGGTCGGGCGGAACTGCACTGGCCGTCGACCGAGGTGCTGCCCGACTCCGTGAAGGCGCTACTCAAGGGGATCACTTTGGGCAAAGAACTGTCCGGTGTCGCGACGATCCACACCGTCCGGAATCGCTACCGGATCCGCATGCCGGGGGTCGGTGACCGCTACGCGGAGATCGACGACGACTGCGTGCGTGCGTGGGCTGACGAACGTCTGCTGGCGTGGCGCGAGATCGAGGTCGAACTGGGGCCTCGTACGCCGTCGGTTCCCAAACGCCTCGCCAAGCGGCTGGCGGCTGGCGGCGCTCGCCCTTCGCGCTATCCGTCCAAGCTCGCCCACATCTTGCCGCCGCTTCCGGCAGCGGAGGCTGCCTCGCCGGCGGCAAGGGCGTTGCTTCGGTATGTGAACACTCAGATCGACCAGATCGTGGTGGGTGACATCGGGTTGCGACGCGGCCAGGATCCGATTCACGACACTCGCGTGGCGATCCGACGGCTGCGGAGCACATTGCGGGTGTTCGGGCGAGTGCTGGACCAGTCGGCGGCCGGTGATCTCGATGACGAGCTGCGATGGTTCGCGGGGATACTCGGCGACGTCCGCGATTGCCAGGTTCAACACCGGAGATTCATGAAAGCTCTCGACGAGGTGCCCGAGGATCTGATCCTGGGCCCCGTGCGTTCCCGCGTACGCAACGACCTGCAAGCTGTCGAGCTGCCCGCACGCGCCCAAGTCACCGACGCGATGGACTCGCCGCGCTACCTGGCGATCATGGCGGTGCTGCGCACGTGGCGCACAGTTCCACCCGTGGACCCCGAGACGAGCACCACGAGACTGGTCAAGCGGGCGTGGAAGGCTCAGCGAAAAGCCGATCGACGGCTCACCGCAGCGCTCGGCGAGGATGCCGGTGACGACGCGATGCTGCATCGCGCACGCAAGGCAGCCAAACGCGCCCGATACGCCGCCGAGCTGTGCCAGGATGTCGGCGGTTCGAAGCAGACGAAGCGAACAGTCAAGCATTACAAGCGATTTCAGTCGATCCTTGGCGATCATCAGGACACCGTTGTCGCGCGTACCGTGTTGCGTCGCATGGCTCTGGCCGGCGGGACGACTGCCGGTGAGAACGGCTTCACCTTCGGTCTGTTGTTCGGCCGGGAGCAACGGCTCGCCGACGAGTGCCGGCGCCAGGCACGAAAACTATTGTGA
- a CDS encoding alpha/beta fold hydrolase: MQALTVRAEGSVDLHVGLTGEGPDVVVLSGGPGCVNYLESDALAPRGARAWFPEPRGVGRSGGGPHDLAQAVADLETIRNAMGVESWIVVGHSFGSDLAIRYALDHPERVRAVVGVAGHGLHKDRTWSAIYTAARHTEDEFQIHWEPAVHESLNASFVDWIHEPELFRRLADTDVPMTFLAPEQDIRPDWPLRQLAALVPRGQFRELAGVAHNFWSTHPAEWCQVISSLCRDAM, translated from the coding sequence GTGCAGGCATTGACGGTGCGGGCTGAAGGTTCGGTCGATCTCCACGTCGGGCTCACCGGTGAAGGACCGGACGTTGTCGTGCTGTCCGGTGGACCCGGCTGCGTGAACTACCTGGAGAGCGATGCGCTGGCGCCCCGCGGTGCGCGCGCGTGGTTTCCCGAACCACGGGGAGTCGGCCGCTCCGGTGGTGGCCCACATGACCTCGCCCAGGCCGTCGCCGATCTCGAAACCATCCGAAACGCAATGGGTGTCGAATCCTGGATCGTCGTCGGCCACTCGTTCGGATCGGATCTCGCCATTCGCTACGCTCTCGACCACCCAGAACGGGTCCGTGCGGTGGTCGGGGTCGCCGGGCACGGACTACACAAAGATCGCACCTGGTCGGCGATCTACACCGCGGCCCGGCACACCGAGGACGAGTTCCAGATCCACTGGGAACCGGCCGTACACGAGTCGCTCAACGCGTCCTTTGTCGACTGGATCCACGAGCCGGAGCTGTTCCGGCGGCTGGCCGACACCGACGTACCCATGACATTTCTGGCACCGGAACAAGACATTCGCCCCGACTGGCCACTTCGCCAGCTCGCGGCACTGGTCCCCCGGGGTCAGTTCCGTGAACTGGCCGGCGTCGCACACAACTTCTGGAGCACACACCCGGCCGAGTGGTGTCAGGTCATCTCATCGCTGTGCCGCGACGCGATGTGA
- a CDS encoding NAD-dependent epimerase/dehydratase family protein, whose translation MRVLVTGGTGFVGGWSAKAIADAGHSVRFLVRKPDRLHTSVEKLGVDVSDYAVGDITDRDSVMRALDGCDAVLHSAALVATDPSQTAKMLSTNMAGAQNVLGGAAELGLDPIIHVSSITALFNPDVETLTADLPVFGGTDGYGRSKAQVEIYARGMQDAGAPVNITYPGMVMGPPVGNQFGEAGEGVAAALQLGAIPGRSAAWTIVDGRDLAALHAALLEPGRGPRRYMAGGHRIPVDELAKLFTEVCGRTVLAVPVPDTMLRVAGQVMDRLGPYLPFETPFTEAGMQYYTQMPGSDDTPSERDLGITYRDPRITLADTVAGLRQLER comes from the coding sequence ATGCGCGTTTTGGTCACCGGCGGTACCGGGTTCGTGGGCGGTTGGAGCGCGAAAGCAATTGCCGACGCCGGCCACAGCGTTCGGTTCCTGGTGCGCAAACCCGACCGGCTGCACACGAGCGTCGAAAAGCTCGGTGTCGACGTCTCCGACTACGCGGTCGGCGACATCACCGATCGCGACTCGGTCATGCGCGCGCTGGACGGCTGCGATGCCGTCCTGCACAGTGCGGCGCTGGTCGCCACGGATCCGAGCCAGACGGCGAAGATGCTCAGCACGAACATGGCTGGTGCGCAGAATGTCCTCGGCGGCGCCGCAGAACTCGGCCTCGATCCGATCATTCACGTGTCGAGCATCACCGCGCTGTTCAACCCCGACGTGGAGACCCTGACGGCGGACCTGCCGGTGTTCGGCGGGACCGACGGCTACGGCCGCTCCAAGGCCCAGGTCGAGATCTACGCGCGCGGCATGCAGGATGCCGGCGCGCCCGTGAACATCACCTATCCCGGCATGGTCATGGGCCCGCCGGTCGGCAACCAGTTCGGCGAAGCCGGCGAAGGTGTGGCCGCCGCACTGCAACTCGGCGCGATTCCGGGCCGCAGCGCGGCCTGGACGATCGTCGACGGCCGCGACCTGGCCGCCCTGCATGCCGCGTTACTCGAACCCGGTCGTGGGCCCCGGCGGTACATGGCCGGCGGTCATCGCATTCCGGTGGACGAGCTGGCGAAGCTGTTCACCGAGGTGTGCGGCAGGACCGTGCTCGCCGTCCCGGTTCCCGACACCATGCTGCGGGTTGCCGGGCAGGTGATGGACCGGCTCGGCCCGTACCTGCCGTTCGAAACGCCCTTCACCGAAGCGGGCATGCAGTACTACACCCAGATGCCGGGATCCGACGACACGCCCAGCGAACGTGACCTCGGCATCACCTACCGAGATCCGCGAATCACCCTGGCCGACACGGTTGCCGGGCTGCGTCAGCTGGAGCGCTGA
- a CDS encoding carbohydrate ABC transporter permease → MATSRVRTATLGYALVAPSLFGVVTFLLLPMLVVVWLSLHRWDLLGPITYVGLDNWTSVLTDSSFATSLVVTLLFVLLVVPAQTVLGLIAATLLARGLPGSGFFRTVYVLPWICAPLAIAVLWRWILAPTDGAVSTVLGRRIEWLTDPGLALPVVSAVVIWTNVGYVTLFFLAGILNIPEDVHNAARTDGATSWQRFRHITLPMLRPTLFFVLVTGIVSAAQVFDTVYALTGGGPQGRTDLVAHRIYAEAFGAAAVGRAAVMAIVLFVILVGITVVQHLYFRRRISYDLT, encoded by the coding sequence ATGGCCACTTCGCGGGTCCGGACGGCAACCCTGGGGTACGCGCTTGTCGCGCCCAGCCTGTTCGGAGTCGTCACGTTCCTGCTGCTGCCCATGCTGGTGGTGGTCTGGCTCAGCCTGCACCGGTGGGATCTCTTGGGCCCGATCACCTATGTGGGCCTGGACAATTGGACGTCGGTGCTCACCGACTCGTCGTTCGCGACCTCGCTCGTGGTGACGCTGCTGTTCGTGCTGCTGGTGGTGCCGGCGCAGACTGTGCTCGGCTTGATCGCCGCAACCCTGCTGGCGCGTGGGCTGCCCGGCAGCGGCTTCTTCCGCACGGTGTACGTGCTGCCGTGGATCTGTGCGCCGTTGGCCATCGCGGTGCTGTGGCGCTGGATCCTTGCCCCGACCGACGGGGCGGTCAGCACCGTGCTCGGCCGGCGCATCGAATGGCTCACCGACCCGGGACTGGCGCTGCCCGTGGTCTCGGCCGTGGTGATCTGGACCAACGTCGGCTACGTCACGTTGTTCTTCCTCGCCGGCATCCTCAACATCCCCGAAGACGTGCACAACGCGGCGCGGACCGACGGCGCGACGTCCTGGCAGCGGTTCCGCCACATCACGTTGCCGATGCTGCGGCCGACCCTGTTCTTCGTTCTGGTCACCGGAATCGTCAGCGCCGCCCAGGTATTCGACACGGTGTACGCGTTGACGGGCGGCGGGCCGCAGGGCCGTACAGATCTGGTGGCGCACCGCATCTACGCCGAGGCGTTCGGAGCCGCCGCAGTCGGGCGGGCAGCCGTGATGGCGATCGTGCTGTTCGTGATCCTTGTCGGCATCACCGTGGTCCAGCACCTCTACTTCCGCCGCAGGATCAGCTATGACCTCACGTAA
- a CDS encoding ABC transporter substrate-binding protein encodes MRRSTLWALGLSLTMVVLLAAAMLLGRSTEPSGKTVVTVRLWDPQVAAAYRASFDAFSQEHPGIEVRVNTVSYANYFDTLRTDVAGGSADDIFWLSNAYFAGYADSGRLLDIGQTLGPDAARAWEPAVVDQFTRNDTLWGVPQLTDAGIAVYFNAELLSAAGVDLTELLTLRWSDGPDDTLRPLLARLTVDADGRTAATPGFDAGRIRQWGYNAANDLQGIYLNYIGSAGGTFSVDDRFTFDNPQAVQAFSYLVKLINDDHVAPPASDTNDNGDFSRNAFLQGRMALFQSGTYNLAAIANQVPFHWGVVMLPEGPRGRVSVTNGIAAAANSATKHPDAVREVLAWMGSKTGNEFLGRSGVAIPAVLAAQPVYHDYWSARGVDLSPFFRVLDGPRMTAPGGAGFPAGFQAIKPYFDEMFLGRADVATTLADAQWAANSAAQR; translated from the coding sequence ATGAGGCGCTCCACGCTGTGGGCCCTGGGTCTGAGCCTCACCATGGTGGTCCTGCTGGCCGCGGCCATGCTGCTGGGGCGTTCCACCGAACCTTCAGGTAAGACCGTGGTGACGGTGCGGCTGTGGGATCCGCAGGTCGCCGCGGCGTATCGCGCATCGTTCGACGCGTTCAGCCAGGAGCATCCCGGCATCGAGGTCCGGGTCAACACGGTGTCGTATGCGAACTACTTCGACACGCTGCGCACCGACGTGGCCGGCGGCAGTGCCGACGACATCTTCTGGCTCTCCAACGCGTACTTCGCGGGCTACGCCGACAGCGGCCGACTGCTCGACATCGGTCAGACCCTCGGCCCCGATGCCGCCAGGGCCTGGGAGCCCGCGGTGGTCGACCAGTTCACCCGCAACGACACCTTGTGGGGCGTACCGCAATTGACCGATGCGGGTATCGCGGTGTACTTCAACGCCGAATTGCTCAGTGCCGCAGGCGTCGACCTGACCGAGCTGCTGACGCTGCGGTGGTCCGACGGTCCCGATGACACGTTGCGCCCGCTGCTCGCACGGCTCACCGTGGATGCCGATGGACGTACCGCGGCGACGCCGGGTTTCGACGCCGGCCGGATCCGGCAGTGGGGCTACAACGCCGCCAACGATCTGCAGGGCATCTATCTCAACTACATCGGGTCAGCGGGCGGCACCTTCAGCGTCGACGACCGGTTCACGTTCGACAACCCGCAGGCCGTGCAGGCGTTCAGCTATCTGGTGAAACTCATCAACGACGACCACGTCGCGCCGCCCGCATCCGACACCAACGACAACGGCGACTTTTCCCGCAACGCGTTCCTGCAGGGCCGCATGGCGCTGTTCCAGTCCGGTACCTACAACCTCGCGGCCATCGCCAATCAGGTTCCGTTCCACTGGGGTGTGGTGATGCTGCCAGAAGGCCCGCGCGGCCGCGTCAGCGTCACCAACGGCATTGCCGCCGCGGCCAATTCCGCGACCAAGCACCCCGATGCGGTCCGCGAGGTGCTGGCCTGGATGGGCAGCAAGACCGGCAACGAGTTCCTGGGCCGCAGCGGCGTCGCGATCCCGGCCGTACTCGCCGCCCAACCGGTTTACCACGACTACTGGTCGGCACGCGGAGTCGATCTCAGCCCGTTCTTCCGCGTGCTCGACGGCCCACGCATGACGGCCCCCGGCGGCGCCGGCTTCCCCGCGGGATTCCAGGCCATCAAGCCATATTTCGACGAGATGTTCCTGGGCCGGGCGGATGTCGCCACCACGCTGGCGGATGCGCAGTGGGCCGCCAACAGCGCGGCGCAGCGTTAA
- a CDS encoding carbohydrate ABC transporter permease, giving the protein MTSRNALIYVGLLIGAVITLVPFGLGLLTSFTSATQFNTDSPLSLPKPPTLENYLGLADAGFGRAIVVTALMTAVILLGQLVFSVLAAYAFARLQFPGRDVLFWVYVATLMVPATVTVVPLYLMMAEAGLRNTFWALVLPFLFGSPYAIFLLREHFRSIPGDLINAARLDGANTLDVITHVVVPASRSILVTLALITVVSQWNSFLWPLVITSGSKWQVLTVATAGLQSQYNAQWTLVMAATTVAIVPLLVLFVALSRNIVRSIVVTGIK; this is encoded by the coding sequence ATGACCTCACGTAACGCGCTGATCTACGTGGGCCTGCTCATCGGCGCGGTGATCACGCTGGTGCCGTTCGGCCTGGGACTGCTGACATCGTTCACCTCGGCCACGCAATTCAACACCGATTCGCCGCTGTCGCTGCCGAAGCCGCCGACCCTGGAGAACTACCTCGGGCTGGCCGACGCCGGATTCGGCCGGGCCATTGTGGTGACCGCCCTGATGACCGCGGTGATCCTGCTGGGCCAGCTGGTGTTCTCGGTGCTGGCCGCCTATGCCTTCGCCCGCTTACAGTTTCCCGGCCGTGACGTGCTGTTCTGGGTGTACGTCGCGACGCTGATGGTGCCCGCCACCGTGACGGTGGTGCCGTTGTATCTGATGATGGCCGAGGCCGGCCTGCGGAACACGTTCTGGGCCTTGGTCCTGCCGTTCCTGTTCGGATCTCCGTACGCGATCTTCCTGCTCCGCGAGCATTTCCGGTCCATCCCCGGCGATCTGATCAACGCGGCCCGGCTCGACGGCGCCAACACCCTCGACGTCATCACCCATGTGGTGGTGCCGGCCAGCCGGTCGATCCTGGTGACACTCGCGCTGATCACCGTGGTGAGCCAATGGAACAGCTTCCTGTGGCCTCTGGTGATCACCAGCGGGAGCAAATGGCAGGTGCTGACGGTCGCGACGGCCGGGCTGCAGTCGCAGTACAACGCGCAGTGGACCTTGGTGATGGCTGCGACGACCGTCGCGATCGTGCCGCTGCTCGTGTTGTTCGTCGCGTTGTCACGCAACATCGTCCGCTCGATCGTCGTCACGGGGATCAAGTGA
- a CDS encoding Type 1 glutamine amidotransferase-like domain-containing protein — protein MPADVPTILATSGGIGAGHRTRFSFTPLTDFAVDLSGVAGRAPRMCLLATAMGDDKAILHHLTEAAQERGFTASHLSLFPMPNIEDVTAHLLDQDVVWVFGGSVAGLLAMWRLHGIDAALRTAWQAGVVLTGISAGSICWHAGGTTDSFGPELRAVTNGLGFVPYANGVHFDSEDQRRPLLRSLVGEGALPAAYATDDGAGVLYRGTGFSEAVCETDCAGVYFIERRDGAGVETALDVRRL, from the coding sequence ATGCCAGCCGACGTACCGACCATCTTGGCCACCAGCGGAGGCATCGGTGCGGGTCACCGCACCCGGTTTTCCTTCACCCCGCTGACCGACTTCGCGGTAGACCTGTCCGGCGTCGCAGGCAGAGCACCGCGCATGTGTCTGCTGGCCACGGCCATGGGCGACGACAAGGCCATCCTGCACCACCTCACCGAAGCGGCACAGGAACGCGGATTCACGGCATCGCACCTCTCGCTGTTCCCGATGCCCAACATCGAGGACGTCACAGCCCACCTGCTCGACCAGGACGTGGTGTGGGTCTTCGGAGGCAGCGTGGCAGGCCTGCTGGCGATGTGGCGTCTGCACGGTATCGACGCCGCGCTGCGCACGGCGTGGCAGGCAGGTGTGGTCCTGACCGGCATTTCCGCAGGCTCGATCTGCTGGCACGCGGGCGGTACGACCGACTCGTTCGGCCCTGAACTCCGAGCCGTGACCAACGGGTTGGGATTCGTCCCGTACGCCAACGGTGTGCACTTCGACTCCGAAGACCAGCGCCGCCCCCTGTTGCGCTCATTGGTCGGCGAGGGTGCGTTGCCTGCCGCTTACGCGACCGACGATGGAGCGGGGGTGCTGTATCGCGGCACGGGGTTTTCGGAAGCCGTGTGTGAAACAGACTGTGCGGGAGTCTATTTCATCGAAAGACGGGACGGCGCCGGCGTCGAGACCGCACTCGATGTGCGGCGGTTGTAG